The window TCATCTTCATTATAATAAAAAACATTTGACGCATTTTTTGCATTATATTTTAACATCTTTGGCGGTTCTTGCGCAAACACAAAATATTGTTGCAATATTAAAATTAATAGTATTATTTTTTTCATTTTATTAAATTATTAAGAAACAAAAATAACGCTTTTATTATATTTCGGCTGCGAGCCTACTTCCTTGGTTAATTGCACGTTTTGCATCTAACTCCGCAGCAATATCCGCTCCACCAATTACGTGAGTAGTTATTCCTTTAGCTTGTAAAGGCTCTACTAATTCTTTAAATGGTAATTGACCTGCACAAATTACAACGTTGTCTACAGCTAATACTTTTTGTTCTTCATTTTGAACATAATGCAAACCTTCATCATCTATTTTTGTGTATTGAACTTCGTTTATAAATTGAACTTTCTTCTTTTTTAATGTAGAACGATGAATCCAACCTGTAGTTTTACCTAAGTTTCCTCCAAATTTCCCTTTACTACGTTTAAACATAAAGATTTCTCTTGGTGAAGGATGTGCTTCGGCTTTTATCCCTTCAATACCAGAACGCGCTTCTAGCGTTTTGTCAATTCCCCATTCTTTTAACCAAGCATCAATATTAAGAGAAGTACTTTCTCCTTCGTGTGCTAAATATTCAGAAACGTCAAAACCAATTCCTCCTGCTCCAATTACAGCAACACGTTTTCCTACTGGTTTTTTATGCTTTAAAACATCTATATAATTTAATACTTTTTTATGCTCAACTCCTTCAATTCTTGGTGTTCTTGGAGTAATTCCGGTTGCTACAATAACCTCATCAAAATTTCCTTTAGCTAAATCCTCCGCATTTACGCGTGTGTTTAATTTTACAGTAACATTATGTAATTTCAATTGTTTACCGAAATAACGAATAGTTTCGTAAAACTCTTCCTTACCTGGAATTTGTTTTGCAATGTTAAACTGTCCACCAATTGCTGCATCTCCATCAAAAAGTGTTACTTCATGACCTCTTTGTGCTGCTACTGTTGAAGCTGCTAAACCTGCTGGACCTGCACCAACTACGGCTATTTTTTTCTTTTTATCAGTTGGATTGTAATTTAATTCAGTTTCATGACAAGCTCTTGGATTTACCAAACAACTTGCTACTTTTTGTTCAAAAACATGATCTAAACACGCTTGATTACAACCAATACAGGTATTAATTTCATCGTCTTTTTCTGCTGCTGCTTTGTTTACCCATTCTGGATCAGCCAAAAACGGACGCGCCATAGAAATCATATCTGCATGACCTTCAGCTAAAATTTCTTCTGCTGTTTCTGGCATATTTATTCTATTTGAAGTAACTAACGGAATAGATAATTCTTCTTTCATTTTTTTAGTAACCCAAGTAAATGCGGCTCTTGGAACCGATGTTGCAATGGTTGGAATTCTTGCTTCATGCCAACCAATACCTGTATTTATAATTGTTGCTCCCGCTTTTTCAATTTCTTTACCTAATTGAACTACTTCTTCCCAAGAAGAACCATTTTCTACCAAATCTAACATTGATAAACGGTAAATAATGATAAAGTTTTCTCCAACAGCTTCTCTTGTTTGTTTTACAAGTTGAATTGGTAAACGCATTCTATTTTCATAAGAACCTCCGTAATTATCGGTTCTTTTATTTGTTCTTTTTGCTATAAACTGATTGATTAAATAACCTTCTGAACCCATAATTTCAACTCCATCATAACCTGCTTCTTTAGATAGTTTTGCAGAATTTACAAAATCTCTAATGGTACGTTTTATACCCGATTGTTTTAAAGCAAAAGGCTTAAACGGAGTTATTGGAGACTTTATTTTTGAAGGTGCAACAGATAAAGGATGGTAACCGTAACGTCCAGCATGTAAAATTTGCATACAAATTTTACCACCTTCTTTATGTACAGCTTCGGTAATTGTTTTATGATGGCGAGCGTGCTTCTTTGTACTCATTCTTGCAGAAAATGGCCCAGTCCAACCTTGTACATTCGGTGCAATACCTCCAGTAACAATTAAACCAACACCACCTTTAGCACGTTCTGCATAATAAGCTGCAATACGTTCTAATCCATTTTTTTCTTCCTCTAAACCTGTGTGCATAGAACCCATTAGGATTCTATTTTTTAAAGTTGTAAAACCTAAATCTAAGGGTTCAAATATGTGTTTATATTTCATAATTTTTCGCTTAATTTTATTATGCACGCATAATACTTTGCAAGGTATGTTTATTTTTTGAAAAGAAAAAGCTCAAGATTGTAAATAATCTTGAGCTATTGCGTTAGTGATTGAAACGGCATCCTTTTTGCTTTTTCAGCAAAAAGATATAGTGTAAAGCACGACCCTTTTGGGTAACGCCCAAACTTTTATTAAATTAATATAAATATCCCATTTTTCCTTGTTGGAAATCTCTAAGTGCTTCCATAATTTCTGTTTGTGTATTCATAACATAAGGTCCCCAAGAAGTAACTTTTTCTTTGATTGGCTCACCAGAAAGCACAATTAGGTTACTTTCTTTTTCAGCTTTAATTTCTATTGAATTTCCGTCTTGATTAAAAGTTAGCATTTGAGTTGCTCCTTTTTTTAACGTTGTATCATTATTAACTAAAACTTCTCCATCTAACAAGTAAATTAATGCTTGATGTGTTTTTGGTAAATGGATATTTATGACACCTTTTTCTTTTGCCTTTAAGGTAAACACGTTTACTTCTGTCTGAGTTTTAATGAAACCTTTTTGATTGTTTTGTTCACCTGCAACTACTTTTAATTGAATTGTTTTATCATCATTTTCAATTACAGGAATATCTTCACTCTTTAAATGCTGATAATTTGCTGGAATCATTTTTTTAGACGCAGGAAGATTTAACCATAATTGAATTCCTTCTAAATCTCCACCTTTTTTCACGAACTCTTTTGTTGGTCCTTCGGCATGTATTATTCCACGACCAGCAGTTGTCCATTGAACATCGCCTGCTTTTACTATCATTTCATTTCCTAAAGAATCTCTATGCAATTGTTCTCCTTTAAAAAGTAATGTTATTGGCTCAAAACCACGATGCGGATGTGCGCCTAAATCAAACGGATTATTAAACTCGCTTATCGCATAAGGCCCGTAATGGTGTAATAACAAAAATGGATCTAAGTTTTCAATACCTTTGGTAGGTAAAGGTTGACGCAATTTTATTGCTCCCATATTAACCAACGGACTTCCTACTTTATGTTGTATTGTTTTTAATGTTTTCATAATAATTGTTTTTATTTTCCAAGGAAAACATTTTTGTAAATTTTTTCTATCTAATTTTATCTAATAAATTACTGAGCTGTTCTGCTTCTTTTTCAGTTAAATTGTTTAGCATATTTAAGTTTGAACTTACTTTATCTATTTCTGTAAGTAAAGTTAAACCTTCTTCTAATATAGTTACATAAACAACTCTTTTATCATGCTCACAACGCTCTCTTACTATTAAATGTTTTTCGCATAATTTATCCATTAAGCGTGTTGCATTTGGCGCTCTTTCAATCATTCTTTCTTTTACCGTTTGCGCTTTAATTTTATCTCCAGCTCCTCTTAAAATTCTAAGAATATTGTATTGTTGTGGCGAAATACCGAAATCTTTAAAAAAACTATTCTCTCTACTACTTAACCAATTTGCAGTGTATTTTATATTGATTAAGGCTTTAACTTTATTATTCTTAAAGGTTGATTGTATGTCTTTAGAAATATCTCCCATTATTCAGTATTCAGTTTATAATAGTTTTATTTTAAACTTGCTTCTTTAATAATTTTATTAAATTCATCTGAAGTTGGTGTTAAATACACTTCTCCATCAATAATTATGGTTGGGTATTTTAAGATTCCATTGTATAATTCTTTGGTGTGCTTTTTGGCTATAGCATCTACCGCGACGTCTTTATAAACAAAAGGAATGTCTGACATTCTTAAATGATTTTTAAAAGCAACTGTGTGTGCATGTCCTTTTCTACCGTAAATTATAACTTCCATATTTCTGATTTATTAATTTTTAAATTCCGCTACCAATTCTTTTAACTGTGAATTTAAAGCTTCATTTGTTATTTCATTTTCTTTAAAGTTATCAAAAAAACTTGGTAAAGAAAAATCTCCTACTAAATTAGCTCCAAAACGAGGAAATGCATTTTTAGCAGTTTCTAAAACAGTTTTACCTCCACGAGCTCCTGGTGATGTTGCCATTAATAACATTGGCTTATTTTTAAAAATAGATTTATCAATACGAGACATCCAATCGAGTATGTTTTTAAAGGCAACAGTATAACTTCCATTGTGCTCTGCTAATGATAAAATAATTCCGTCTGAGTTTTCTATTAAACTTAAAAACTTAGTTGCATTAGCCGGAATTCCGTTTTCAGTTTCTTCATCTATGCCGTAAATTGGAAGTGCATAATCATTTAAATCTAAGATTTGAACTGCTACATTTTCTACCAAACTAGAAGCATATGTTGCTAATTGTTTATTTATTGAGTTTTTACTATTGCTTCCTGCAAATGCAATTATGTTTTTCATTTTTTTTATATTATTTTTAAAATAGTTCTCGACTGCGCTCGAACTGACATCTTTTACTGCTATTATGAAAACTGCCTACTGAATACTGCCTACTGAATACTAGTAACTATTGCTGTTTCTCCTTTTACCATTTTAGCTACAGGACATTTACCTGCAATTACATGGAGTCTTTTTCGTTGTTCTTCAGTAACTTCTTTCTCGAAAGAGATTTCCTCAATCAACTCTTTTTGCTCGTTTTGGGTAACATTTACTGTTATTTTTCCCAAATCCCAACCTTTACGTTTTGCGTACATTCTTAGTGTTATTGAAACACAACCACCAATTGCTGTAAGTAAATATTCAACTGGAGTTGGACCACTATCGTCTCCGCCAGAAGCTACTGGTTCATCAATAACTGCAAAATGATTTCTCATTTTTGCTTCTGCCAAATAATTCTTATCAGTTAAAACAACTGTACTTGTTACATTCTTATCCATTTTGTACTTTTTTTGAAAAAATATATGAAATAATTACCAATACCAAACCTACGACTGAAGCTCCTTGCTCTCCATCGCTAATCATGTAATGAGCAAAAAAAGCTAAAACAATATCAAAAAAGAAACCTGCATATGCCCATTCTTTTAACGTTTTACTCTTTAAAAACCAAATAGCAACTAAACCTAGAATTTTAGCTACTGCCAAAGGATAGATAATATAAGTTGGATAACCAAAACTAGTAAACATAGTAGCTACCGCTTCATGATTAAAGAAATACATTCCTGCAGAAAACAGCATTAAAAGTGTTAATAAACCTGTTGCTGTATAATATATTATTTTGTTTGTTTTCATTCTGAAAATTTTTTAAATTCAATACAAAGTTACAATAATTAATTTTATTTTCCATGGAATGTAATTTCTTTAAAACAGTAACTTAAAAAAAAAGAGTTTTTACCTTATGAAAAATACAATAGAAATTAATAAATTCGTAGATAAAAACACTAATGAAATGAGAATTAAGAAAACACTTATTATATCTTTTTTGTTATTAAGCAACTTTATCTTAGCACAAAAAACTGATATAATAATTTATCCAAATAATATTGCTGAAAGATCTGCCGTTAATATAATAGTTAAAGAAAAAGGTACTTATGTTTTAAAAATTACGGATAAAAGTAAAACCATTTTATATGAAAAAAAATTAGTTATTGATAAAAAAGATGGTTTTAAACATAATTTTTCAAAATATAAAATAGGAGAATATAATTTTTCATTATATAAAAATAATGAAATTATTTTCAACAAAGTATTTAAAAAAATAGATAAACATGAGGAAAAATAATTTCATATTGATTGTTTTGATGTTACTTTTCTCTTGGAACATTAATTCTCAAAATAATGGTTCTCCAACTTGTGAAGGTGCTAATCCTATGTGTTCAGATAATAATGGTGTTAAGATATTCCCTAATGTTACTGGGAATTCTGGAACCGCTTCTAACCCAACTCCAGCTTATGGATGTTTAAATGATTCTCCAAATGCTGCATGGTTTTACATAAAAATAGGACAAGCAGGTGATTTAAATTTTCAAATAGTACAAAATACATTATTTGATTCTAATGGAAACCCAATTGGGACTGCATTAGACGTAGATTTTGTTGCTTGGGGCCCTTTTAATACACCTGATAATAATTGTAATTCTTTATCTAAAACTTGTATTACAGGAACTTGTCCTGATAACGTTTCAAATCCCGGTTTTTACTTAAATAACTTAGATGGAACTAATATTGTAGATTGTAGTTGGTCTACACAAACAGAGGAAAGTTTTACAATTACTAACACTCAACAAGGAGAGTTTTATATATTATTAGTAACAAACTGGACTCCCGCAGGAACTGCAGGCACACCTGGTTTTATAAAACTGGAACAAACTAATTTTGGAGTAGCTGGAGCAGGTGTAACAGACTGCTCTATAATTGCAGGAGAATTAGGGGAAGATCAAATTGTATGTGAAGGTACACAAGTAGAATTAGACGCTACACCTTCTGCCGGCACTGCAATTTCTTACGAATGGTTACTAGATACTGGAAGTGGATTTAATACTATTTCAGGAGAAACCAATGCTACAATATCAATAACAACAAATATTTCAGGAACTTACCAAGTTAAAATTATTGATGAAGTTGGCAACGAGGCAACAGATGAAGTTGAAATTACATTTGTACCACCTCCAACAGCTACACAACCAGCTCCAATTGAAATTTGTGATACAGATGGAGCTGGATATAGTTTTGATTTAACCACACAAACCACAACAATTATTGGCACACAAACTGGTGTTGACGTTAAATATTATATTACGGAAGCAGATGCAAATGTCAATTCTGGAGAAATAACTAATTTTGATTTTACAACTAATACTGTTCAGCAAATTTGGGCTAGAGTTTTTAACTCAGCAATACAAGACAATTTAAGTTGTGATACTGTTACCAATTTTGAAATTAGATATTCCGTTGAACCTACTCCAGAAACAGCTTCAGATATTATAGTTTGTGACGACACAACTTCTAGTAGTGCTACTGACGGAATTTTTACTTTTGACCAATTTATTGATAAAGATGTAGAAATTTTAGGAAATTTATCTACAACAGAATATTCAGTTAGTTACCATACAACACAAACAGGAGCGCAAACAGATGCTACAACTGATGTTATTGATAAAAACACAGCATTTACAAATACAACTACTTTTAATCAAGAAATTTTTGTTAGAGTAGAAAATATAATAAACCCTTCTTGTGCTGTTGACCAAAGTTTTTTTCTACGAGTTTTAGATTTACCTGTTGCTAACCCAGTAAGTACAATTGAAAAATGTGATGCAACTGGTGGCACATCAACTACTTTTAATTTTGATTCAGAAGCTACACCTCAAGTTTTATTAACCCAAAGTACAACAAATTTTGAAGTATTATATTTTGAAACTGCTCAAGCAGCAATAGATAATGTAGCCGGAACAAATATTACAGGAAATTACACAAATACTGCTGCAAACCAAACAATATATGTTAGAATACATAATGTTAGCAACCCTGATTTATGTCCACAGTTTACAGATTTTCAAATAACAGTTTTTAGCACACCAATACTAAATACAACTTTTGAAGATACTACACATTGTGAAAATGATACGTTTAATATAACAATAGATTCAACTGCTGATACTTTTATTTGGCAAGTTAGTACAGACAATGGCGCTAATTGGAATGATGTTGTTGCTGATGCAAATTACAGTAATGAAACTTCGACAGCATTAACAATAACCGATGCTCCTTCTAGCTTTAACACAAACCAATATAGAGTTAGAATGTTTAGAACAGGTAGTTCTTGCGAGTCAACTTCTAATGCCATTACACTTACATTAAATTCGCTACCAGTTTTAAATTCAATTGAATTAAAACAATGTGATGATGACACTGATGGATTTTCTGCATTTAATCTAACAGAAGCTAATGCCTTAATTTCTAGCAATTACACAAATGAAACTTTTGTATATTATTCTGATGCCGCATACACTTCAGTTATAACAAACGACACAGCTTATACAAATACAAACACACCTAATGATATTGTTTACGTAAGAGTCACAAACAATACAACATTATGTGCTAGCGATATTGCTGTAAATTTATTAATTACAGCTTCTCAAGTACCAGATACTTTTTCTGAAAACTTAACCATGTGTGATGACTATTTAGATATCAATGGAAATGACAACGCAAATAATGATGATACAGATGGCATTACTACATTTAATTTTGAATATGTAAGAGCTACAATTGAAGCTATGTTTACAACACAAGTTGTAACCGTTACTTTTTATAGAAACGAAGCTGACGCACTTTCTGAGGCTAATGAAATTGTAGACGCTACTAATTATAGAAATATCGGTTACCCGAATATGCAACAAATTTATGTGCGTGTAGATAATAACTTAGACAATGGTTGTCTTGGATTAGGTCCTTATATTAACTTAACTGTAGATACTGTTCCAGTTGCAAATACTATTAATATCGATAATGAATATGAATTATGTGATGATTTTAACGATAGTGATGACGCTAACGGAATTATACAATCTTTCGATTTAGAAGGCCAAACTGCAGCTATTTTAGGAACTCAAGATCCAACTAATTTTACGGTTACGTATCATGAATCTCAAGCAGAGGCAACTTCTGGAGCTAACGCTTTAACTTCTCCGTATGAAAATACTGTCGCTAATCAACAACCAATTTATGTCCGTATTACCAACAATACAACAATGTGTGCTTTTGATAGATATACATTTAACTTGGTTGTAAATACGGTACCAATTGCAAATTCCGTAGAAGATTTAGAAATTTGTGATGATGATACTGATGGAATTTCTCAAAATTTTGATTTAGAACTACAAACGTCAACTATTTTAGGAACTCAAGACCCTGCTAACTTTACGGTTACTTATCATACATCTCTAGCACTAGCACAAAGTGGAGCAATGCCAATTACAGGGTTATTTACCAACACAACACCAAATAGACAAACTATTTACACTCGTATTGAAGACAATACTTCTAATTGTGTAAATGCTAGTTCTAATTTTGATGTAATTGTAAATCCTGAACCTTTAGGAAACCCAGACAACAACTCTTTAGATTTAATTGATTGTGACACCGAAACTGGTAACGGAATTATTGATACTATCGATTTAGAAAGCCAAATTCCGTTAATTTTAGGAGATGCAACTGTACAGGATCCAAATGATTTTAATGTAACTTTTCATCTTTCGCAAGCGGATGCAATTTCTGGCGATAGTCCACAAAGCACACCTTTTACAAATACAAATGCATTTACGCAAACTATATTTGTTAGAATAGAAAACAAAACCACATTTTGTGTTAATGATGATGTTACTTTTGATATTATAATAAATCCAATACCCGATTTTGAGGTAACAACTCCAAGAAGTATTTGTTTAAACGATCCGCAACTTACATTAGAGGTAGAAAACCCTAATGGTTCTTATTCTTACCAATGGTTAGATCCAAATGGAAATGCTTTAGGAACAGGAGAAACTCAAAATGTTACAACAGGAGGAGATTACAGTGTAACCGCAACAACAATAAGCGGCACAATGTGTTCTAGAACTAGAACTATTACTGTTACTGAATCTAATATTGCTACTATTACCGATGATGATATTAGTATTATTGATGATACTAGCAACAATTCTATAACAATTAATAATGAAAACAATAATTTAGGTGAAGGTGATTACGAGTTTGCTTTAGTTAATGAAAACGGACTTACAATTGCAAATTACCAAGATTCACCAGTATTTGAAGGTTTAGAAGGTGGAATTTATACAATTCATATTCGTGATAAAAATGGTTGTGGTGAAATTACACATACTGTTGCCGTTGTAGAATTCCCTAAATTCTTTACTCCTAATAATGACGGAATTAAAGATACTTGGATTATTAAAGGTGTAAACACAACTTTTTACCCTGAAAATAGCGTTGTTATTTATAATAGGCAAGGTAAAGTAATTAATGAGTTTAGTTTTAGCTCTCAAGGTTGGAATGGTTATTATAAAAACAAACCAATGCCGTCTAACGATTATTGGTTTAAAGCAACCTTGATTGATACTAAAGGTATTGTAAGAACTAGATCTGGACATTTCTCATTAATTAGACGATAAAAAAGCAAGTACACGCGTTAAGGATTGAAGCGTTTGTTTGAGCTCTTTTTTGGTTGTTGAGCGTAGTCGAAACACTAAAAAAAGCGAGTGCGAAAAGCCTGACGCAATAAAAAAAGGAGTTATACTTTTTCGTATAACTCCTTTTTTTATTGGGTAACGCCCTAATAATTTTAATTACCTTTTAAAGAGTCAATCTTCTTTTGTAATTTTTCTATTTCGATGTTTTTGTCTTGCTGAACAGTATTCATCTTTAACGAATCTATTTTTGTAATTTGTTGGTCTAAATTATAGACCATTGCAGGGTTATTCTTGAAATAATTGTTTGTGGTTTCGCTTTCTTTCCAAGCTTCCGCTAATTGCTCGTACACTGAAATATCCCATTTACTCGGATGCTTTGCATCTATCCAAACTACATCTCTATACTCACTATCTACTAGCGCTAAATCTGGCGTTGCAGAACCGTCAAATTGCTGCGCATTTGTTTTACTAATGGCAGAAACGGTACCCAAGAAAAACATTCTTTTACGTCCTGCAATATTTTTAATATA of the Tenacibaculum todarodis genome contains:
- a CDS encoding NADPH-dependent 2,4-dienoyl-CoA reductase, coding for MKYKHIFEPLDLGFTTLKNRILMGSMHTGLEEEKNGLERIAAYYAERAKGGVGLIVTGGIAPNVQGWTGPFSARMSTKKHARHHKTITEAVHKEGGKICMQILHAGRYGYHPLSVAPSKIKSPITPFKPFALKQSGIKRTIRDFVNSAKLSKEAGYDGVEIMGSEGYLINQFIAKRTNKRTDNYGGSYENRMRLPIQLVKQTREAVGENFIIIYRLSMLDLVENGSSWEEVVQLGKEIEKAGATIINTGIGWHEARIPTIATSVPRAAFTWVTKKMKEELSIPLVTSNRINMPETAEEILAEGHADMISMARPFLADPEWVNKAAAEKDDEINTCIGCNQACLDHVFEQKVASCLVNPRACHETELNYNPTDKKKKIAVVGAGPAGLAASTVAAQRGHEVTLFDGDAAIGGQFNIAKQIPGKEEFYETIRYFGKQLKLHNVTVKLNTRVNAEDLAKGNFDEVIVATGITPRTPRIEGVEHKKVLNYIDVLKHKKPVGKRVAVIGAGGIGFDVSEYLAHEGESTSLNIDAWLKEWGIDKTLEARSGIEGIKAEAHPSPREIFMFKRSKGKFGGNLGKTTGWIHRSTLKKKKVQFINEVQYTKIDDEGLHYVQNEEQKVLAVDNVVICAGQLPFKELVEPLQAKGITTHVIGGADIAAELDAKRAINQGSRLAAEI
- a CDS encoding pirin family protein; the protein is MKTLKTIQHKVGSPLVNMGAIKLRQPLPTKGIENLDPFLLLHHYGPYAISEFNNPFDLGAHPHRGFEPITLLFKGEQLHRDSLGNEMIVKAGDVQWTTAGRGIIHAEGPTKEFVKKGGDLEGIQLWLNLPASKKMIPANYQHLKSEDIPVIENDDKTIQLKVVAGEQNNQKGFIKTQTEVNVFTLKAKEKGVINIHLPKTHQALIYLLDGEVLVNNDTTLKKGATQMLTFNQDGNSIEIKAEKESNLIVLSGEPIKEKVTSWGPYVMNTQTEIMEALRDFQQGKMGYLY
- a CDS encoding MarR family winged helix-turn-helix transcriptional regulator, with amino-acid sequence MGDISKDIQSTFKNNKVKALINIKYTANWLSSRENSFFKDFGISPQQYNILRILRGAGDKIKAQTVKERMIERAPNATRLMDKLCEKHLIVRERCEHDKRVVYVTILEEGLTLLTEIDKVSSNLNMLNNLTEKEAEQLSNLLDKIR
- a CDS encoding glutaredoxin family protein; the protein is MEVIIYGRKGHAHTVAFKNHLRMSDIPFVYKDVAVDAIAKKHTKELYNGILKYPTIIIDGEVYLTPTSDEFNKIIKEASLK
- a CDS encoding NADPH-dependent FMN reductase; this encodes MKNIIAFAGSNSKNSINKQLATYASSLVENVAVQILDLNDYALPIYGIDEETENGIPANATKFLSLIENSDGIILSLAEHNGSYTVAFKNILDWMSRIDKSIFKNKPMLLMATSPGARGGKTVLETAKNAFPRFGANLVGDFSLPSFFDNFKENEITNEALNSQLKELVAEFKN
- a CDS encoding OsmC family protein, with the translated sequence MDKNVTSTVVLTDKNYLAEAKMRNHFAVIDEPVASGGDDSGPTPVEYLLTAIGGCVSITLRMYAKRKGWDLGKITVNVTQNEQKELIEEISFEKEVTEEQRKRLHVIAGKCPVAKMVKGETAIVTSIQ
- a CDS encoding DoxX family protein; its protein translation is MKTNKIIYYTATGLLTLLMLFSAGMYFFNHEAVATMFTSFGYPTYIIYPLAVAKILGLVAIWFLKSKTLKEWAYAGFFFDIVLAFFAHYMISDGEQGASVVGLVLVIISYIFSKKVQNG
- a CDS encoding T9SS type B sorting domain-containing protein, producing the protein MRKNNFILIVLMLLFSWNINSQNNGSPTCEGANPMCSDNNGVKIFPNVTGNSGTASNPTPAYGCLNDSPNAAWFYIKIGQAGDLNFQIVQNTLFDSNGNPIGTALDVDFVAWGPFNTPDNNCNSLSKTCITGTCPDNVSNPGFYLNNLDGTNIVDCSWSTQTEESFTITNTQQGEFYILLVTNWTPAGTAGTPGFIKLEQTNFGVAGAGVTDCSIIAGELGEDQIVCEGTQVELDATPSAGTAISYEWLLDTGSGFNTISGETNATISITTNISGTYQVKIIDEVGNEATDEVEITFVPPPTATQPAPIEICDTDGAGYSFDLTTQTTTIIGTQTGVDVKYYITEADANVNSGEITNFDFTTNTVQQIWARVFNSAIQDNLSCDTVTNFEIRYSVEPTPETASDIIVCDDTTSSSATDGIFTFDQFIDKDVEILGNLSTTEYSVSYHTTQTGAQTDATTDVIDKNTAFTNTTTFNQEIFVRVENIINPSCAVDQSFFLRVLDLPVANPVSTIEKCDATGGTSTTFNFDSEATPQVLLTQSTTNFEVLYFETAQAAIDNVAGTNITGNYTNTAANQTIYVRIHNVSNPDLCPQFTDFQITVFSTPILNTTFEDTTHCENDTFNITIDSTADTFIWQVSTDNGANWNDVVADANYSNETSTALTITDAPSSFNTNQYRVRMFRTGSSCESTSNAITLTLNSLPVLNSIELKQCDDDTDGFSAFNLTEANALISSNYTNETFVYYSDAAYTSVITNDTAYTNTNTPNDIVYVRVTNNTTLCASDIAVNLLITASQVPDTFSENLTMCDDYLDINGNDNANNDDTDGITTFNFEYVRATIEAMFTTQVVTVTFYRNEADALSEANEIVDATNYRNIGYPNMQQIYVRVDNNLDNGCLGLGPYINLTVDTVPVANTINIDNEYELCDDFNDSDDANGIIQSFDLEGQTAAILGTQDPTNFTVTYHESQAEATSGANALTSPYENTVANQQPIYVRITNNTTMCAFDRYTFNLVVNTVPIANSVEDLEICDDDTDGISQNFDLELQTSTILGTQDPANFTVTYHTSLALAQSGAMPITGLFTNTTPNRQTIYTRIEDNTSNCVNASSNFDVIVNPEPLGNPDNNSLDLIDCDTETGNGIIDTIDLESQIPLILGDATVQDPNDFNVTFHLSQADAISGDSPQSTPFTNTNAFTQTIFVRIENKTTFCVNDDVTFDIIINPIPDFEVTTPRSICLNDPQLTLEVENPNGSYSYQWLDPNGNALGTGETQNVTTGGDYSVTATTISGTMCSRTRTITVTESNIATITDDDISIIDDTSNNSITINNENNNLGEGDYEFALVNENGLTIANYQDSPVFEGLEGGIYTIHIRDKNGCGEITHTVAVVEFPKFFTPNNDGIKDTWIIKGVNTTFYPENSVVIYNRQGKVINEFSFSSQGWNGYYKNKPMPSNDYWFKATLIDTKGIVRTRSGHFSLIRR